Sequence from the Cydia pomonella isolate Wapato2018A chromosome 21, ilCydPomo1, whole genome shotgun sequence genome:
AGAGTGCCGGGGAATTTGCATGGAAAAATACAATACACGACACGTTCTTTGTTGCTTTTACAAAGAATACGAAAATTACAAACGGATTTGGGAATATGTGAAATTAGATTAGGAAATGGACTTCTAATTGTTGAATGCCATCGTGTTAGGAAAGCTTTTGTGTAGCCGAATACATGAATCATGGTATACACTGCGAAGAAATTCATTGAGGGTTACCTGGAAAAACGTAAATCGTTTCGTCACGTGCCTTTCTATCGCACGAATATGAAAGAGCGATAGacaggcagataacgaaatttcgatttttgtttTTCGCGTTAGATCCTCTGGTTTTTGTAGGGAAAGTTTTGATTTCTGATTGTTCTGACATTTTGATGGGGCCAACGTAAAACTATgcaccatatttttatttcgtttttagtTAACATATAGAATATATACCGATAGATAATTTTGAACACATATTAAGGTACAAAAACatcatttttgttaaaaacgTTCAGAAccgtaaatattttataatattttttgtttgcacTTACTAATTTCGCAAATGAGTCTTATAGGCCACTTTTAAGTTtaagttattcgatctgtttccgatatgatactgatctgacaATGTTTAAGTgacatttttggttgaaggaatgttacttttattactgtgatagatcagtatcatattggaaccAGATCGAATAACTTTGAATCAATCGATTAAAATAATTGTCCTGGAATATTAATTTAGTGCTCGGggtgtttatttaaattattctatTGAAAACTTACTTTGAATGTCTGTCCAAAAATAAAGTTCAGAAACATGACACTAGATCTGATTTAAAGTTTCTTCAAACTTTGTAATCAGaagttattaaaacaaaaccGCTAGTGTAAACTTTGGCATAATGAGGTCGTctttaattaatatacttaacAGATTGCAAACCTAATGGTTGGGGAGCCCAAGAGGGGATTTTTGTGGTTACTGGAGCGTGTCAGATATGAGTGATATCTTGCTACCCCGCGGAGTCTACCTTGACCACTTTCAGCTATTTATGGTGATCCGTTACTTGGTGGGGGGTACAACAGATCGTTAAGCAGATTGTAGATTTGCTCATTTTAGttcaaataaatgttatactACTGCTATTACtaaatctttaattatttatatatctgaAAATCTGAAAAACGGGCGTCGAACgtctaatgtttatttatttaatctttagtgcacaatacatgaaggtacaaatggcggacttaatgccttaaggcattctctaccagtcaaccaataaGTTTAGATTAAGAAATGCGTATAAATAATTGTAAGATTGagttatagaaaaaatatagcATTCAATTAGACCAAAATGAGCAAACCCACAATCTAATTAATgatttttaaccctttaccaccCCCCGAATATCTTAAAATTCTTTAGACGCTTTCCTGCTCGctggaaaagaaaactttatccgagtctgtgtttccgcatgagtacaatctgggtctcttcaaggctagggtaaataggtatctcataggtaagcgtgctccaccgtagaccgcatcatcacttaccatcaggtgagatcgtggtcaaacgcttgcctatcgttataaaaaaaaaaaaaaaacttttttttcttcctatcaTCATATCTTTCGATTTCAATAGGTCTCTCTCTACGCTCCAGTAACTACACATGTAGCATCGCCGGCTCCCCAGTTATAAGACTTTTGCTGTAGAGATACAACAAACGTAACAGTAACGTAAACGTAAAAggtgtatataaattaatatgtatgtaggattttttaatctttatttttataacatctGCAACTTAGGTCGTTCGTTCGTCTAGGTATGTATTTCTCTATCACTTGCTGATTCGAGCGAAAGAGAGGTGAATAGAAGAATTAAACATCAATGAAATTTGCGGTAGCCCGTGAGTCACAAGAAAGCAAATATTCCCATATCTAGAAAATACGGTAGACCGGTCCGGGTCCGGCCCGGGGCTTCTGATACTGCATTTTCTATGACGGATGATTGGTTATCATTATCACCTGATGATTTCGAAAGAAAACTGAATTgccggacgcctcggcccggacccgcGTGCGTCATCCTTAAAGTTGCTTTACGCAtttggttataattataagttttcccatttttttatataaaaaagccAATACAATCTTTCAAAAGATGTCTCTTTCAATTCACCGCAACTTCGGTTGATCTCTCAAAGGCACTTTATGACATTTTTCACTTAAATTCCGGAGTTTTATGTGCAAAGTCAATCATCGTCAGAGGTCCAGCCCTGTCTATGCCTTGGGGACAAAGTTGGGACAGGAGAAATTCTTAAATTAAATGTGAACCGTTAGGATCAGACTAGAATTGTATTGGTTCATGTTTACACGTTCTATTAACGCTAAGTTACAACGTGTGAGCGCAACGTTAATAGGTCTTTATTTCAGATTGATTATTTATGTTACAAATGAAGGCTACTTTAatttttgtgtaggtatgtGATAAGTTTTCGTCACAACTGTTGAAACAAAACGCATTTTTCATCAGTTAATACTACTCCCTCATATATTTCCAACTCGATGGGTACACTGACAGGTTTCATTTCAACACAATTTTCtaaaagtgggtcgttgttgttctaaaaagtgtgcagaaatgTTCATAGGGAAATATTCCCCAATTCTATGAAAGTGGTTGACAAGTAAACTTTTTACAATCTTTGAATCAGGATGTTGAGAGACTCGAAGGGACAATTTCTCAACTAGccagattaaaaaaatagtcaaaaAATATTGTCTATTAGTTATCCAATCTGTTCCCAGTTATACAACTTGACAGTGTAATAACTGTCATATTTTGCGATTCTGAATACGCCAGTCAAAGTTTCTCGCCTAGAGAATTATCGGGGGCTCGCAGCCTTCACAAGTTTGAGCTGGATTACATTAAACAGCTTTGCCATCAAAATAAACTGGACAAGAGTGCGTCGTTAAGGGTTTGAGATTAtgtctttattattttgttaatgtctatgtaaataagttttgtacttttttcacaagcttttattgtGTGCAACCATCACTTAGCTCTAGCCGcacaaattatttataaaccCGTATAAAATATACAACACTTTTTGTCTAGAAATCGTTAAGGAGGTATATATTTCACGTCCTAAAGTTGAAAGTTAGTGTTATTAGTAACGGTAAAAAGCAAGAAGTGTCTGGTAGCGAGGGAAAAAAGTGGAAAATATTGAAGTCAATACAGGTAAGTGTAGCTACGGGATAAGTGTAACCGGCCGTCATGTTACGtaatatatttgaaattttgatacTGGTATGATCAGTTGCCATGAGCAAATGAACGATCTATTCAAATTTAGTACTACATGTGACGTTGTCAAGCAAATTTCGAGACTAACGTCATTttgaaatttgtatttttttcaaatacgaGTTGCAGTTTATCCTGAGGCACTTCGATCTGTACACATCTCAATCCATTAATAATTGTGAATAGGTAAGTACCAaatatgctttttatttttcaagttatttgtattatttctctaaaattatgaaaaataagagTTGTTCATGCATTAAGAAATGTGACCTAAAAAGAGAGTGATTGGAAAGTgtcgcactaaataattgaatttacatgtgttttcaggcgattgaatttacacgtgttttcaggcgatggccaagtctcaatatatttatataaaacattaaagaattttaatattgatatgcgtcactataagatgctgttaattattacgtaacaacttaatgcttcgagtacggagattccagacacaattgattttcaattgttatggaccacgatcgtggtcttagagactggacgtattaagacagaaagtcgcttaagtagagactgaataaattaataaccgacttggtattacatggatctcacatctcacaactttttaccgcagaacaactgagttgcgagacttggtttttttgacaagtattgtttttgatgggataatgTATACTTGATAAAATTGTTAGTTTTAGTTCTTTTATTggtttcaattttatattttttaaagttctaaCAAGATTTTTCATTGACTTACCAACCCATCGTGCATCCCTGAACATCACAATAGTATTATGCAATTTATGCAACAGAACTAGGTAATATTAGgataacatcgtgaggaaaccgatacctattttttttaagtacagtaagtattttttgttttattcaataATAAGATCTTTAATAAAAGAGAACTTTcttaaaaatgcatttttattgaaaaatgtttttccaccCCGCTAGGAACACGTATGCCATACTTACCCAGGattttattttgtcataaatgatGAGAACTAACGATGTAtatcatacatatataaattaatgaattatcATTGTTTAGTATCATGGTATtacgttttaaaatttaaaattgcttTCTAAGATGCACTAACAATGCAGTTACACTTATCTCATTTTGCTGGAGAAGTGTGACTCTGACGCTACTTTCATTTAAGACATTAAATACCATATCTTACACATATAaaaaaggttaacaaagagagtgtataagggagaagtagaagatggagttggaaggggtagacctcggcgaactttctctgatcaaatcggggaagtcctgaagaaaggccaggtcaagagcaccctaaaccgacgagcttGTATGAGGAATTTCATGAAactgaaggaagcgaaagaggtatgtcaggatcgtagcaagtggaaaacctaccccttcgggaaataggcgtgattatatatgtaatatatgtatgtatgtatcttaATCAtcgaaataacataaaacacaTTGTTTCCAGCTAAAGTTGAACCGTGCCATATTGTACCTTAGGGCAGAATTCTAAATCCAATTTATGATCTTGATTTATCTGTTCAAAGTTAACTTTTACAAAGGTGTGTCACACTTATCCATATTGACCATATTGTATTTGCATCAAAGCCGTgtgcataataaaatatatctacacacatatcatataCCCTCTATGATTGATGCAGCCATATTAACTATTAATTAtgcatattaatataaatatttttaatattactaatTATTGCATGTCAGTATAGGTTACAAGTTTAGcgtattagatcttctttcttttatttttttactaaagtggtgctgtttgtagatgtTTTTGCAATAatcgtttttctattctattctatttgaATACATGGCCCTTATAAGTACTGTAATCCACTAAAACTGCCAAGTTCCAGGCACATTCCCGTCCCATTATCATTTAACGCGTGTTACCACATCAAGGATGCACAATTGcacataaatgatttatcttaATGTCACCGGGGGTGGCCACACTTTTCGAATAGGCCGTGCATTATATATGGCAACACTTTTACTAAGGTGTATCCGCTTTGGTTTAGTTCGGTTTTAGGCCCAGAGCTGGCCTCGGAAAACGGTAAAGCGATTCCATATATCTCATTCATAAAGTGTCTATACTGTCTATGCACTTTTGTAGCTAGTTAGTTAGCAATAcatagtttgctataatatcCTCATTGTTAAATTGAGACACCTAGCAGCTgttacggacaagtacgagatGCACGCGTGAATGAGaactaaataacatcatttaGAAACGAATTGCTCCCCTAAgattatgtaagtaagtaaatattctttaatgTGCACCATACCGcaaaaaatacttgaaaaatgAAATACAGTTAAAAGCTAGATAAAAACTGGCGCTTTTagcgctaagaagcgatctctaataatctaatacaaatacaaactaCAAAAATTTATTACGTTACcagtaaggctaagatggtcagctctttatcatttgtcaccgtacctgtcacgttctaacaagtatataagcgcgaaagaacgggcatagtgacaagtgataaaaatggaaccatgatgccaccgcaggCATAGATGAAGGATATGTATAGGAATAGGATATAACACGAGTCAGCTTCACATACAAATAGTTATAATTTGGTTAGCAGTAGCCCTCACACTAGGTCAAGCCTGTGTCGTGAGGACTCTAGGGAAATGTTAGGTATTGAATATGGGGtagatataaattattataaatgtacttGAGGGTGGGTTTAAGCTAGACCGATCAGTCTGGAAATATACATACTACGCACCACACGCCGTCTTTTATTTATCAgtggcgacgaggatgggatTTGTGATTGATAAAAATGGGGTTAGGGTAGACGAAGACAAAGTTAGGCCAATATTAACAATGTCTCGACCTAGGAATGTTTCCGAACTTAAGTCGTTTATAGGTATGGTAATTTTTTATGGAAAGTTCATACAAAACCTTAGTGAAATTTTAGCGCCTTTATATGAATTATTAAGGAAACAAAGGAAGTGGACGTGGTCGGTCGAACAGGACCGGGCATTTATcaaggttaaaaaaatgttgagcGAGGCGCTGGTTTTAGGACATTACGATGCGGATCGGGAACTGGTTGTCACCTGTGACGCGGGACCCTACGGCGTGGGCGCCGTGCTGGCCATGCGCGGGCacgcgcgcggggcgcccgacACCGTCATCGCCTATGCCTCGCGAGCGCTCACACCGGCCGAGCGCAACTATAGTCAAATACATAAAGAGGCACtttctattatattttcagTAAGAAAGTTTCACCAATTCCTGTACGGTAGGCGGTTTACGTTGAAGACCGACCACAAGCCTCTCGTGAGCATATTTGGACCGGGTAATGGTATACCCAGTATGACTGCGAGCCGGTTGCAGCGTTGGGCCTTGATATTGTCGGCGTACGATTTTGATATAGAATACGTAAAATCGGATGATAACACAGCGGACGCTCTTTCGCGACTCATAGCGGCACACAAGTTGACGGGTTCCGTAGACGAGGACGGTCCGgaacaaacatatttacattttgCGACTGACGCGATGCTTTTGGATTATAATGCGGTAAGTAAAGAAACTCGTAACGACGTATTGCTAGGTAGAATTATTAGTTATATCAGAGACGGCTGGCCCCAAGATACAGACATAAAAGAATTAAAACCCTTTTTCAATCGTAAATCGGAATTATATACAGAGCTTGATTGCGTCATGTGGGGTCATAGGGTAGTGGTGCCAACGGCATGTCGCGAACGTGTTATGCGAGAGTTGCACGATTCGCACATGGGTATCGTGAAGACTAAGGCGCTGGCGCGTAGCTATGTGTGGTGGCCCGGCCTGGACGAGGCCGTGGAGACCATGTGCCGCGCTTGCCCCGTGTGTGCCGCGGTGGCAGCGGCGCCCCCGCGCCACGCACCCTGCCCCTGGCCCTACCCTAGTCGTCCGTGGGCTAGGATTCATTTAGATTTCTTAGGTCCAATAGCTGGAGTTAAGTACTTGGTACTTATAGATGCGTATTCTAAATGGATAGAAATAGCAGAAATGTCGAGTACAATggctaaaatattaattaaaaaactgCGAGAATACTTTGCTAGGTTCGGCTTGCCTAAACAGATAGTGAGTGATAATGGACCTCCGTTTTCGAGTGAGGAGTTTAGAGCGTTTtgttcaaataataaaattgaacaaTTGTTTTCAGCACCGTACCATCCTGCCTCTAATGGAGCTGCTGAAAATGCGGTCAAATTGTGTAAGCGCGTAATTAAAAAAGCGATAATGCAGAATATTAATACAGAGACGGCCTTAAGTAGATTCCTATTAATGTATCGTAATACCCCTCATAATGCCACGGGCGAGAGTCCAGCTAAGGTTCTTTTAGGTCGAGCGGTGCGTACCCGGTTAGATTGTCTTAAACCGGATCGTGAACAGAGGGTTACCGATCTTCAACGCCGCCAGAGGGAGGCGGCGGGAGGTACGCAGCGAGCATTCGACATAGGCGATTTGGTATGGTATAGACGGTACAACGTAGGGAACTCACAGAGCAAATGGGAAGCTGGGCAGGTTTTGGAGCAGATAGGGGAAACCGATTATACAATAGCTAGTTCGGTAGGAGTTACACATCGGCATATAAATCAACTAAGAAAACGCGATTCAAATGGTGAAGTCCGGGAGCCTAGACCGCGTAATATGGCATTGAGTTATCCACCGGCTCAGACACCCTTGTTGATCCCAACCGGGGAGGCGTCGAGTTCAGGGTCGGCGGAGAGTGTCGATCGCGAGGTAGACAATCCGCCAGGGGACGCGCGGGTAGATCCGGAATCGAACCCGGAGCTGGCGCAGCGGCCCGACCCAGGTGCCGCCGCTGAGCGCACGCGACCCGATCGCTTGAGACCTATTGTGAACCCCCCTAGACGTTTCGGTTTCGAGGACATCTTTTAGTGatgtttcttattttattatctaaaaaGATTTTCTAATGTTTGCTCATTATgatatatgtaaatgtatttctacctagtataaataatagataaataagtatagGTGCGTAACATCTGTGTACTGTTATAGCTTTGTATTATTCTGCAAACAGGTATACGATCTTTTGTCGTTAAAACAAGTTTTAAGTTCGCCTAGCATATAAGAATTATATGTTCATTCTAATTGTAAGAAACGGTTGTACCTACTGCAAACAAtgttaaaagtttaatttaaagatATCCCTTGAACACGATTGTAATATGTCCCTGTTATACGCGTGCTATATAAGATGTCGTATCAGCCTTTGTTTATAATTACCATATGCAGGTACCTAATCCAAATGTAAACTCGCTTTAGCCTTAAGGAAAACTGATTAACTTAACCGTATTGTTTTGCACCTGCAATCACGGTAACAGTCAATATTTATATCCATAGATGTATTAAATAACTTAGTTGTCCTAAGTTAGAAAATAAGGGTGGAGGTGTTAGGTATTGAATATGGGGtagatataaattattataaatgtacttGAGGGTGGGTTTAAGCTAGACCGATCAGTCTGGAAATATACATACTACGCACCACACGCCGTCTTTTATTTATCAGGAAAGATTAAtcaatttatcaataaattttcgTTGTTCTCATTATCGAGTTCTATTTTCTAGGACTAGCTCTTAATCTATTTGGGGCAAATAGGATAATGGAGAGCGGGTTCGCTTTCAAATCGATTTTACTAAAAGTCGCGTGAATATTTTACCTTTTAGTTTGGGTCAGTCAAGGAATTAGCAGAACTgcgatttttttaagttattgcattaaggtcaatacggatagagtcaaaccaagataagttggcagcaattttgatagcccagatggtcTTACTCGCTCGCTCGATTATTTATGTAAATCCACcctgaaataattataatgaataccTATGAATTAATACTTGTTTACATTAACTTCTCAATCAACAAGAAGTGAATATAATACCTACTCTAGTCGAAGTTTGAGAAGTGAAGTTGGAACAAAGGCTTTGTCCTGCACAATGGGAGCTATGGAAATCTCTCTTGTTCTGATAGCTCTGTCACATCTTACTGTTGTGCAGGGTCCCCAGcgagctcg
This genomic interval carries:
- the LOC133529890 gene encoding uncharacterized protein K02A2.6-like, which gives rise to MLSEALVLGHYDADRELVVTCDAGPYGVGAVLAMRGHARGAPDTVIAYASRALTPAERNYSQIHKEALSIIFSVRKFHQFLYGRRFTLKTDHKPLVSIFGPGNGIPSMTASRLQRWALILSAYDFDIEYVKSDDNTADALSRLIAAHKLTGSVDEDGPEQTYLHFATDAMLLDYNAVSKETRNDVLLGRIISYIRDGWPQDTDIKELKPFFNRKSELYTELDCVMWGHRVVVPTACRERVMRELHDSHMGIVKTKALARSYVWWPGLDEAVETMCRACPVCAAVAAAPPRHAPCPWPYPSRPWARIHLDFLGPIAGVKYLVLIDAYSKWIEIAEMSSTMAKILIKKLREYFARFGLPKQIVSDNGPPFSSEEFRAFCSNNKIEQLFSAPYHPASNGAAENAVKLCKRVIKKAIMQNINTETALSRFLLMYRNTPHNATGESPAKVLLGRAVRTRLDCLKPDREQRVTDLQRRQREAAGGTQRAFDIGDLVWYRRYNVGNSQSKWEAGQVLEQIGETDYTIASSVGVTHRHINQLRKRDSNGEVREPRPRNMALSYPPAQTPLLIPTGEASSSGSAESVDREVDNPPGDARVDPESNPELAQRPDPGAAAERTRPDRLRPIVNPPRRFGFEDIF